TGGTGGAACGGGATGGCGGTGGCCATGCCCTCCACCTTGAACTCGCTCAGCGCGCGGCGGGCCCGCTCCAGGGCCTGCTTGCGGTCGCGGCCGGTGACGATCAGCTTCGCCAGCAGCGAGTCCCAGGCCGGGCCGATGACCGAGCCGGTCTCCACGCCGGAGTCCAGGCGCACGCCCGGGCCCGACGGCGGGGCGAACAGCGTCACGGTGCCGGGCGCGGGCAGGAAGTTGCGGCCCGGGTCCTCGCCGTTGATGCGGAACTCGAAGGAGTGACCGCGCACCTCGGGGTCGCCGTAGCCGAGCTCCTCGCCGTCGGCGATCCGGAACATCTCGCGGACCAGGTCGAGGCCGGTGACCTCCTCGGTGACCGGGTGCTCCACCTGCAGACGGGTGTTGACCTCCAGGAAGGAGATCGTGCCGTCCTGCGCCACCAGGAACTCGCAGGTCCCGGCGCCCTCGTAGCCGGCCTCCTTGAGGATGGCCTTGGACGCCCGGTACAGCTCGGCGTTCTGCTCGGCGGTCAGGAACGGCGCGGGCGCCTCCTCGACCAGCTTCTGGTGCCGGCGCTGCAGGGAGCAGTCACGGGTGGAGACGACCACCACGTTGCCGTGCTTGTCGGCCAGGCACTGGGTCTCCACGTGCCGCGGGTTGTCCAGGTACCGCTCGACGAAGCACTCGCCGCGACCGAAGGCGGCGACCGCCTCGCGCACCGCGGACTCGTACAGCTCCGGGATCTCCTCCAGCGTGCGGGCGACCTTGAGGCCGCGGCCGCCACCGCCGAAGGCCGCCTTGATGGCGACCGGCAGGCCGTGCTCCCGGGCGAAGTCGATGACCTCGTCGGCACCCGAGACCGGGTCCGGGGTACCGGCGACCAGCGGGGCACCGGCGCGCTGCGCCACGTGCCGGGCGGTCACCTTGTCGCCGAGGTCGCGGATGGCCTGCGGCGGCGGGCCGATCCAGATCAGGCCCGCGTCCAGGACGGCCTGGGCGAACTCGGCGTTCTCCGACAGGAACCCGTAACCGGGGTGGACGGCGTCGGCCCCGGAGTCGGCGGCGGCCTTGAGCACCTTGGCGATGTCCAGGTAACTGGTACCGGGGGTGTCACCGCCCAGCGCGTAAGCCTCGTCGGCCGCGCGGACGTGCAGCGCATCCCGGTCCGGCTCGGCGTAGACGGCGACGCTGGCGATACCGGCGTCCGAGCAGGCCCGGGCGACGCGGACGGCGATTTCCCCGCGGTTGGCGATGAGCACCTTGCGCACTGTGGCTCCCTTCTTGAACCTCGTTGAGTTTATGGATTCCTGGGCAGTACCGGCGAGTAGCCCCCGGTTGTGAACTATCCCACACGCTCGGTGATGGGATCGGACGCCCCGCTACCGGCCGGTACGAAGACTCCGCAGGTCGCGGCGGGCGGGGTCGCAACGGTGGGGGCCACGGCGGGTGACGAGGCGGCGGCGTGGCGGGACGGTGGCATGGGCCACACTCTCGCGCGGACCGCTCAAGCGGCGCCGGAGCGGGCGCCGGGCCGCTGCACGGCCTCGGCCGTCACGTCGGCCGCGACCTCGACCAGATCCGGCCCGTACGCCTTGGGTTTGACGACCCGCAGGACGACCGCGAAGGTGCCGTTGCGGCCGTGCGCGCGGGCGAGTTCGCGGTGGTGCGCGACCAGGTAGCGCACGCCCGCCTGGTTGGCGGTGCCGGTCTGGCCGGCGACGAGGAACACCGGACGGCCCCCCTCCGGGGTGGCGATCCGGGCCAGCAGGGCGTGCACCTGCTCCTGGTCGGCGGTGAAGTCGCGGTCGCCCACCACGATGACGTTGCTGCCCGGGTCCGCGCCGGAGGTGACCAGGGCGCCCGGCAGGCCCCAGGCGAGGTGGGCGGCGGTCCGCTCGTTGCTGACCGGGCCGCCGATGCAGAACTCGGTCCTGGCCCCGATGCCCCGATTCGCCGAGTCGTGCGCGACGATCTCCGCCCTGGCCCCGCAGCTTTCCACCAGCCCGGCCAGCGCCATCAGCGCGTAGGCGTCCCGGCGGGTCACGGTACCGGCGTCCGAGCCCTCGCCGATGCTGCGCGGCACCACGACCAGGCACTCGCCGCCGGCCGGCAACCCGAAGAACTCCCGCACCTGTTCGACCCTCCGGCGCCGCCGCAGGGCCTGGGCGAGCCAGCCGAGGCCGGCGCTGATGGCACTGGCCACCAGGCCCAGCACCACGTTGAGCACGTTGTCGGTCATCGCCGCGGTCCCTCCCCGGTTCGAACGGCGGTCAGCTCAGCGGCCGAACGGCCGGATGTGGCAGGTCACGTGGTCCACAGGTCACGTGGTCCACAGGTCGGTGATGCGCAGGCCGAGGTCGGCGAGCAGGCGGCGCAGCAGCGGCAGGGACAGGCCGATGACGTTGCCCGGGTCCCCGTCGATGCCGTCGACGAACGGCGCCGAGCGGCCGTCCAGGGTGAACGCCCCGGCCACGTGCAGCGGTTCGCCGGAGGCCACGTACGCGGCGATCTCCTCGTCGTCCGGGGTGCCGAAGCGGACGGTGGTGGAGGCGGTGGCCGAGGCCTGCCGGCCGGTCACCGTGTCGATCACGCAGTGGCCGGTGCGCAGCACCCCGGCGCGGCCGCGCATCGACTGCCAGCGGGCCAGCGCCTCGGCGGCGTCGGCGGGCTTGCCGAGCGCTTGCCCGTCCAGCTCCAGGACGGAGTCGCAGCCGATCACCAGCTCGCCGTCGGTCAGGGCGGCGGCGACGGCCTTCGCCTTGGCCTCGGCCAGCACCAGCGCGAGTTCGGCGGGGGTGGCGGCGGTGATCGCGTCCTCGTCGACGCCGCTGACCACCACGCGCGGGTCGAGGCCCGCCTGGCGCAGCAGCCCGAGGCGGGCGGGGGAGGCGGAGGCGAGGACGAGGGTGCGCTGGTCGGTCATGGCCACCAGGGTAGGGGGTGACGGTGTCCGCCGTTCGGGTGAACGGCTCAGGTGAACGCCCGGGCGATCATCAGCAGGACGGAGCCCACCAGCACGATGGCGGCGAGCACCTTGCCGGCCCGCTGCATCCGCTCCTGCATCCGACGGGCCTCGGGCGAGGGCTCGTCGCGGGGGTCTGACCAGAGCACCCGTCCAGAGTGCGCCGTGCCCGGGCCGGGCGCCTGAGTATCCGTACTCAGGTTTCGGGCAAGCCGGGCGGCGGGAACGGGCGCGGAAGCGGGCCTGAAAAGAGTGCGGAGCAGGAAGTCGATCTGTTCGACTTCCTGCTCCGCGGCGGGTGTTTCAGCGCGCCCAGCCCGAGGTCCGCCAGGCGTTGACGCCAGGGTGGAGGGCGGGGCGGAGCAGGCGGGAGCGGTCGTTCCAGGGGGAGGCCGGGCCGGCGCCGGCCTGACGCGCCGCCTCGGCGGCGGCGTGCGCGGCGGCGGCCCGGGCCTGGACCACCGCCAGAACGGTGGCCAGCTCCTCGGGGGTCGGCTGCCCGTGCAGCACGTGGATCGGGGACATGGCTGGTTCTCTCCCGACAGGGAAGGGGCCTACAGGGGGATGTTGCCGTGCTTCTTCGGCGGCAGCACCTCGCGCTTGCCGCGCAGCGCCCGCAGGCCCCGGACGATGTGCCGGCGGGTCTCGCTGGGCGCGATGACCGCGTCGACGTAGCCGCGCTCGGCCGCCAGGTACGGGTTCAGCAGGGTGTCCTCGTACGAGGCGATCAGCTCGGCCCGCTTCTCCTCGACGGTGCCGGCCGCCTCGGCCTCGGCGATCTCCCGGCGGTGCAGGATGTTGACCGCGCCCTGCGCGCCCATGACGGCGATCTGCGCCGTCGGCCAGGCCAGGTTGAGGTCGGCGCCCAGGTGCTTGGAGCCCATGACGTCGTACGCGCCGCCGAAGGCCTTGCGGGTGATCACGGTGATCAGCGGCACGGTGGCCTCGGCGTAGGCGTAGATCAGCTTGGCGCCGCGGCGGATGATGCCGTCCCACTCCTGCTCGGTGCCGGGCAGGAAGCCGGGCACGTCCACGAAGGTCAGCACCGGGATGTTGAAGGAGTCGCAGGTGCGGATGAAGCGCGCCGCCTTCTCGCTGGCGTTGATGTCCAGGCAGCCGGCCAGGTCCATCGGCTGGTTGCCGACGATGCCGACCGAGTGGCCCTCGACCCGGCCGAAGCCGGTGATGATGTTGCCGGCGTACAGCGGCTGGGTCTCCAGGAACTCGCCGTCGTCGACGATGTGCTCGATCACCTTGTGCATGTCGTACGGCTGGTTCGCCGAGTCCGGCACGATCGTGTCGAGTTCGAGGTCCTCGTCGGTGACCGCGAGGTCGGCCTGCTCGGGGTAGGACGGCGGGTCGCTCAGGTTGTTGGACGGCAGGTACGAGAGCAGGCTCTTGACGTACTCCACCGCCTCCTTCTCGTCCGCGGCCAGGTAGTGGGCGTTGCCGGACTTGGTGTTGTGGGTGCGGGCGCCGCCCAGCTCCTCCATGCCGACGTCCTCGCCGGTGACGGTCTTGATCACGTCCGGGCCGGTGATGAACATGTGCGAGGTCTGGTCGGCCATCACCACGAAGTCGGTGATCGCGGGGGAGTACACCGCGCCGCCCGCGCAGGGGCCCATGATCAGCGAGATCTGCGGGATGACGCCCGAGGCGTGCACGTTGCGGCGGAAGATCTCGCCGTACAGGCCGAGCGAGACCACGCCCTCCTGGATCCGGGCGCCGCCCGAGTCGTTGATGCCGATGACCGGGCAGCCGGTCTTCAGCGCGAAGTCCATGACCTTGACGATCTTCTCGCCGAAGACCTCGCCCAGGGAGCCGCCGAAGACGGTGAAGTCCTGGGCGAACACGGCGACCTGACGGCCGTCCACGGTGCCGTAGCCGGTCACCACGCCGTCGCCGTACGGGCGGTTCTTCTCCTGGCCGAAGTTGGTCGAGCGGTGCCGGGCGAACTCGTCGAACTCCACGAAGGAGTCTTCGTCCAGCAGCTCCGCGACCCGCTCGCGGGCGGTCAACTTGCCCTTGGCGTGCTGCTTCTCCACGGCCTTGGCCGAGCCGGAGTGCACCGCCTCGTCCAGCCTGCGCCGGAGATCGGCGAGCTTGCCGGCGGTGGTGTGGGGGTCGTACGGCGCCTCGGTCATTCCGGTGGCTCTCCCTGATCCATGGGCCGCGACCTGTTCGAGTGCGCGCGGGCCGGAGGTGGGGCCCGCGCATGAGGGCAGGGCGGCGCTGCGAACTACCGTTGGGTAGCGTAGCCAGCACGCGGGGCCATCCGTCATGTCCTGGCGTTATGGCCATCGACACAGTGTGTCGACGCGCGTTCTGGGGGACGATGGGGCGGCCTACGTCCCACGCCTGCGCCCACGTCCTAGGGTTGCCCCCATGGACGCACCCGACACCCCCCGCCGCAGTGGCCTGCGCGGCTTCGGCCGTACCGGACCGTCGCCCTGGACCGACCTGGACCGGCCGCCGCTGGACGAGGAGGCGCTGCGCCACGACCTGGTCGTTCCGGGCGGGCTCTGGACCTCCCTGGACGTGGTCACCGAGACCGGCTCCACCAACAGCGACCTCGCCGCCCGCGCCAGGGCCGGCGCCGCCCAGGGAGCGGTGCTGGTGGCCGAGGCGCAGAGCGCCGCCCGCGGGCGGCTGGACCGGCAGTGGACGGCCCCGGCCCGCTCCGGGCTGTTCCTGTCCCTCCTGCTGCGCCCCGAGGAGGTGCCGGTCGAGCGCTACGGCTGGCTGCCGATCCTGGTCGGGGTGGCCGCGGCCAGCACGCTGGACCGGGTCGCCGAGGTCGAGGTCGGGCTGAAGTGGCCCAACGACCTGCAGGTGGAGATCGACGGCGCGGAGCGCAAGATCGGCGGGATCCTCACCGAGCTGGCCGGCGGCGCGGTGGTCGTCGGCCTCGGCCTCAACGTCTCGCTGCGGGAGCAGGAACTGCCCGTCCCCACCGCCGCCTCGCTGGCGCTGGCCGGCGCCGCCACCACCGACCGGGGCACCCTGCTGCGGGCCCTGCTGCGCGAACTCGCCGTGCTGTACCGGGAGTGGACGGCCGCGGCCGGCGACCCGCACGCCAGCGACCTGCTGCGCGCCTACGTGGACCGCTGCACCACGCTCGGCCGCCCGGTCAAGGTGCACCTGCCCGGCGACACCGAACTGGTCGGCGAGGCGGTGGCGGTGGACGGCGACGGGCGCCTGGTGGTCCGTACGCCCGACGGCGCACGCCGGGCGGTCGGCGCGGGCGACGTCGTCCACGTACGCCCCGAAGCCCGCTGAACGGCAGTCTTCACCTCTCCTTGACCCGGGCTGATGCCCCGGATCCGGAGATTCCGTGCGAACATTCCACCTGGCAGCGGTGTGAGGCGCGCCACTGCCCGCACGGGTGGCGGGCGGCGGGCCCGGACAGGTAGGACACGAGGCGAGTGCGGCGACCGCACGGGGACGGACCGGTGGCAGAGGACGGCAGCAGCGGCGC
The genomic region above belongs to Streptomyces sp. 1331.2 and contains:
- a CDS encoding acyl-CoA carboxylase subunit epsilon, which translates into the protein MSPIHVLHGQPTPEELATVLAVVQARAAAAHAAAEAARQAGAGPASPWNDRSRLLRPALHPGVNAWRTSGWAR
- a CDS encoding nucleoside triphosphate pyrophosphatase, encoding MTDQRTLVLASASPARLGLLRQAGLDPRVVVSGVDEDAITAATPAELALVLAEAKAKAVAAALTDGELVIGCDSVLELDGQALGKPADAAEALARWQSMRGRAGVLRTGHCVIDTVTGRQASATASTTVRFGTPDDEEIAAYVASGEPLHVAGAFTLDGRSAPFVDGIDGDPGNVIGLSLPLLRRLLADLGLRITDLWTT
- a CDS encoding acetyl/propionyl/methylcrotonyl-CoA carboxylase subunit alpha, translating into MRKVLIANRGEIAVRVARACSDAGIASVAVYAEPDRDALHVRAADEAYALGGDTPGTSYLDIAKVLKAAADSGADAVHPGYGFLSENAEFAQAVLDAGLIWIGPPPQAIRDLGDKVTARHVAQRAGAPLVAGTPDPVSGADEVIDFAREHGLPVAIKAAFGGGGRGLKVARTLEEIPELYESAVREAVAAFGRGECFVERYLDNPRHVETQCLADKHGNVVVVSTRDCSLQRRHQKLVEEAPAPFLTAEQNAELYRASKAILKEAGYEGAGTCEFLVAQDGTISFLEVNTRLQVEHPVTEEVTGLDLVREMFRIADGEELGYGDPEVRGHSFEFRINGEDPGRNFLPAPGTVTLFAPPSGPGVRLDSGVETGSVIGPAWDSLLAKLIVTGRDRKQALERARRALSEFKVEGMATAIPFHQAVVTDPAFAPEVHGSEGPFTVYTRWIETDFDNTIAPFAGAAGDGEEAEGRETVVVEVGGKRIEVSLPSSLGAGAAPAAGAGVAAKAKRRVGAKKAGSAVSGDTLASPMQGTIVKVAVEEGQVVAEGELIVVLEAMKMEQPLNAHKAGTVTGLKAEVGGSVSSGAALCEIKD
- a CDS encoding biotin--[acetyl-CoA-carboxylase] ligase → MDAPDTPRRSGLRGFGRTGPSPWTDLDRPPLDEEALRHDLVVPGGLWTSLDVVTETGSTNSDLAARARAGAAQGAVLVAEAQSAARGRLDRQWTAPARSGLFLSLLLRPEEVPVERYGWLPILVGVAAASTLDRVAEVEVGLKWPNDLQVEIDGAERKIGGILTELAGGAVVVGLGLNVSLREQELPVPTAASLALAGAATTDRGTLLRALLRELAVLYREWTAAAGDPHASDLLRAYVDRCTTLGRPVKVHLPGDTELVGEAVAVDGDGRLVVRTPDGARRAVGAGDVVHVRPEAR
- a CDS encoding acyl-CoA carboxylase subunit beta, yielding MTEAPYDPHTTAGKLADLRRRLDEAVHSGSAKAVEKQHAKGKLTARERVAELLDEDSFVEFDEFARHRSTNFGQEKNRPYGDGVVTGYGTVDGRQVAVFAQDFTVFGGSLGEVFGEKIVKVMDFALKTGCPVIGINDSGGARIQEGVVSLGLYGEIFRRNVHASGVIPQISLIMGPCAGGAVYSPAITDFVVMADQTSHMFITGPDVIKTVTGEDVGMEELGGARTHNTKSGNAHYLAADEKEAVEYVKSLLSYLPSNNLSDPPSYPEQADLAVTDEDLELDTIVPDSANQPYDMHKVIEHIVDDGEFLETQPLYAGNIITGFGRVEGHSVGIVGNQPMDLAGCLDINASEKAARFIRTCDSFNIPVLTFVDVPGFLPGTEQEWDGIIRRGAKLIYAYAEATVPLITVITRKAFGGAYDVMGSKHLGADLNLAWPTAQIAVMGAQGAVNILHRREIAEAEAAGTVEEKRAELIASYEDTLLNPYLAAERGYVDAVIAPSETRRHIVRGLRALRGKREVLPPKKHGNIPL
- the mmpB gene encoding morphogenic membrane protein MmpB — encoded protein: MLWSDPRDEPSPEARRMQERMQRAGKVLAAIVLVGSVLLMIARAFT